The Triticum dicoccoides isolate Atlit2015 ecotype Zavitan chromosome 6A, WEW_v2.0, whole genome shotgun sequence genome has a window encoding:
- the LOC119317210 gene encoding ACT domain-containing protein ACR3-like, with the protein MRPYFDPEYENFNQRINPPRVCIDNNTCRDCTLVKVDSMNKNGILLEVVQVLSDLDLTILKAYITSDGGWFMDVFHVLDKQGHKVTDEKTIQYIEKALGPGSNIPGAAKGSNSPGRSVGMHSIGDHTAIELKGPDRTGILSEIFAVLAELQCNVMAAEVWTHRTRVACVVYVNDVSSGQAIEDACRLAGIEERLRHVLRGHGGGDDDGGDGRGAHTNFSAGSTHVDRRLHQLMHADMDLGGDGAPQGRPAADDGTAVTVEHCEEKDYSVVNVRCRDRPKLLFDIVCTLTDMQYVVFHAAVASEGIYGVQELYIRRKDGRTLLKDEAEKVTKCLEAAISRRVSEGFTLELCGRDRVGLLSDVTRVLREHGLTVTRADVTTVGEQAVNVFYVRDASGQPVDMKTIEGLRGQVGQTVMLNVKKVPGDKAPERAAGSMAKTSFFSFGGLFAKLGA; encoded by the exons ATGCGGCCTTACTTTGATCCCGAGTATGAGAACTTCAATCAGCGGATCAACCCTCCTCG GGTCTGCATCGACAACAACACATGCCGCGACTGCACCCTGGTGAAG GTGGACAGCATGAACAAGAATGGCATTCTGCTGGAGGTGGTGCAGGTCCTGAGCGATCTTGACCTCACCATCCTGAAAGCGTACATCACCTCGGATGGCGGATGGTTCATGGATG TGTTCCATGTGCTGGATAAGCAAGGGCACAAGGTGACCGATGAGAAGACCATTCAGTACATAGAGAAG GCCTTAGGTCCGGGCAGCAACATACCGGGAGCGGCGAAGGGCAGCAATTCGCCTGGGAGATCAGTCGGGATGCACTCGATCGGCGACCACACCGCCATCGAGCTCAAGGGGCCCGACAGAACCGGCATTCTCTCCGAGATCTTTGCCGTCCTGGCGGAGCTCCAGTGCAACGTGATGGCGGCCGAGGTGTGGACGCACAGGACGAGGGTGGCCTGCGTGGTGTACGTCAACGACGTGTCCTCGGGGCAGGCGATCGAGGACGCGTGCCGCCTGGCCGGGATCGAGGAGCGGCTGCGGCACGTGCTCCGCGGGCACGGCGGcggagacgacgacggcggcgacggccgGGGAGCGCACACCAACTTCTCCGCCGGCTCCACCCACGTGGACCGCCGGCTGCACCAGCTGATGCACGCCGACATGGACTTGGGCGGCGACGGTGCGCCGCAGGGCCGTCCCGCGGCCGACGACGGCACGGCGGTGACCGTGGAGCACTGCGAGGAGAAGGACTACTCGGTGGTGAACGTGCGGTGCAGGGATCGGCCCAAGCTGCTGTTCGACATCGTCTGCACGCTGACGGACATGCAGTACGTCGTCTTCCATGCCGCCGTCGCCTCCGAGGGCATCTACGGCGTCCAGGAGCTGTACATTCGCCGCAAGGACGGGCGCACGCTGCTGAAGGACGAGGCGGAGAAGGTGACCAAGTGCCTCGAAGCGGCGATCTCCAGAAGAGTCTCCGAG GGATTCACGCTTGAGCTCTGCGGCAGGGACAGGGTGGGGCTGCTGTCGGACGTGACGAGGGTGCTCCGGGAGCACGGCCTGACGGTGACGAGGGCCGACGTGACGACGGTGGGGGAGCAGGCCGTGAACGTCTTCTACGTGCGTGACGCGTCGGGGCAGCCGGTGGACATGAAGACCATCGAGGGCCTCCGGGGACAGGTCGGCCAGACCGTCATGCTCAACGTCAAGAAGGTGCCCGGTGACAAGGCGCCGGAGCGGGCTGCTGGCAGCATGGCCAAGACCAGCTTCTTCTCCTTCGGCGGCCTCTTCGCCAAACTCGGAGCATAA
- the LOC119317211 gene encoding uncharacterized protein LOC119317211 — MAFLFNKFQEAIKTLAKSPSFARDPRHLQFDADVNRLFLYTSYNRLGKHSEEKDAEEIIELASKASVTDQQKQVQQNVHYQLKHICKSMDSILRPDTKDPSQSPSDAYNNSRRSGLSLAVGTGVAAANKPAVPATRPLTRTELSNKFRDQFGYTLDIKPSLIPHKDAGQGLFLSGEANVGAVLAIYPGVIYSPAYYRYIPGYPRIDACNSYLITRYDGTIINAKPWHLGGETREVWDGSDPVDYNTTPPINPESNSDRAWRMLNKPLQKSGSENFGDVLERRNPLAFGHFANHPPGGSTPNVMICPYDFPLTEKDMRAYIPNIAFGGEEPVTMKRFGSFWFKSRTPGKQTGESPVLRTLVLVSTRSVCDEELFLNYRYSSSKGRPEWYTPVDEEEDKRRWS; from the exons ATGGCGTTTCTCTTCAACAAATTCCAGGAG GCAATCAAAACACTTGCTAAGAGTCCAAGCTTTGCTCGAGACCCACGGCATCTTCAGTTTGACGCTGACGTGAATCGTTTATTTCTCTATACCAG CTATAATCGTTTGGGAAAGCATTCTGAAGAAAAGGACGCCGAGGAGATTATTGAATTGGCTAGCAAAGCATCTGTTACTGACCAGCAGAAACAAGTGCAGCAAAATGTTCATTATCAACTTAAGCATATATGCAAATCAATGGATAGCATTCTTCGTCCTGATACAAAAGATCCATCACAATCTCCTTCTGATGCTTATAATAATTCTCGACGAAGTGGCTTGAGTTTGGCCGTTGGCACAGGAGTTGCAGCTGCAAACAAGCCAG ctgttcctgctacgcgacCTTTAACTCGAACTGAATTGTCAAACAAATTCAGGGATCAGTTTGGCTACACCCTTGACATCAAGCCGTCACTAATACCTCACAAAGATGCAGGGCAAGGTCTGTTCTTATCTGGAGAAGCTAATGTTGGTGCTGTCCTAGCCATCTACCCTGGAGTTATATACTCACCTGCGTATTATCGATATATCCCTGGATACCCAAGAATCGATGCGTGCAACAGTTATCTTATCACAAGATATGACGGAACAATAATCAACGCGAAACCATGGCATTTAGGTGGTGAAACAAGAGAAGTATGGGATGGTTCAGATCCAGTGGATTACAATACAACGCCACCCATAAACCCAGAGAGCAACTCTGACCGGGCATGGAGGATGCTTAACAAGCCCCTGCAGAAGAGTGGCAGTGAAAACTTCGGGGATGTGCTTGAACGGCGAAATCCACTAGCCTTTGGTCATTTCGCGAACCATCCACCGGGAGGATCGACTCCTAATGTCATGATCTGCCCATATGATTTTCCACTGACAGAGAAGGACATGAGAGCATACATCCCGAACATTGCATTTGGTGGTGAAGAGCCGGTTACAATGAAGAGGTTTGGCTCCTTCTGGTTCAAGTCCAGAACCCCTGGTAAACAGACCGGGGAGTCACCGGTTCTGAGGACGCTTGTGCTAGTGAGTACGAGGTCCGTATGTGACGAAGAGCTCTTCCTGAACTACCGGTACAGCAGCTCAAAGGGGCGGCCAGAGTGGTATACCCCAGTGGATGAAGAAGAGGATAAGAGGAGATGGAGCTAG